The stretch of DNA ACTTATACCAAGATTCATCATCAAATCATTTCTTTTATGTAcagattatttaatataaataaaaaattatcctTTATTTGTAATGTACAAAATAGTTAAGAGAAACTAGCCTTGATTACTTCAAGGCTCAAAAAACTTGTCATGAAATATTATTCTTGCGTGTGTTGAAGATGTGaatattacatatttacatatgtacACGTTTACTGGCGAAAATACTTCGAAATTTGAAAACCACAAGGGAAAAACACACTAAGTCACGCTTTCATTTTAAATTCAATATGCTGTTAACCAAACGCATGTTACCAAACAAATCCATATTTAGCTTGtggatatttatacatttatatgaaAATGATACAATACAAAATAGACAAAATATgcagaaatatataatacaagtaAAGTAAAGATCTAATCATGATATTTAGtggataaaacaattttctatttaatttccATTCCTTCGGTtgaattcataaaaatatgatttgcataaaaatctgcactCTACACATATTATATACCTAGAACTATTTACATAGTCAAACTTCGATACCTCGAACTTCTATAACTTAAAAACCTTCATAAAATAGGTAAAAATGGCATCTATAGGTAAAAATTCGAATTAATAGGTATATACGTATCTACATCTTATAATGAAATACCGTAACCTAATCAACCTGCATTCACCATGCTCCTAACCCTCGCACCAACTGCGCACGTCCCGCAAATGCAACCTATATAAGTTAAACTGCTATTCACTTTTCTAAATTCCAAATAGGTAATCGATCTTTGAAAGATgaattcgtttttttttttttcgaaccTCTACAATTCGAAAAATATTAATCAAAGAATTTTTAAACCGTTTTCGCTCGTTAAATTTCTCTTAAATttctcgaaaaataaaattcgacaTAATCTCCATAGGTCGAAGATTTTAGGTTTTCCCTTGAAATTCGAGTTCTTGAAGTTCGACTGTATTAAAGTACTTTTAGTTACTCTATAAGTGACACTCAaattatgcatttataggaaatttgaaaatgcaaaatacagagaaataaaatattcaaaatatagtaTAATTATAGTATTTAAAAGTCAAAACGAATGTCTACCCAGATTCCATTTTCTaaatcgaatttgcgaaagtatgAGTCATGGACATAAGTGTCCGCAATTTAAAAATCACGAAATCAACAAAAATGAATTTGTCATATTTTTCCTATGTGATCTTCGTTTATATCGATAATAAacacatatataatttattcaaGTGTTGCATACTGTACACGTCACTGAATAGTTCTGTAATAACAAAACATGTTACAGCGAACGTTTTACATGAAGTGTCATTGGATACACAAGAGATGTAAAAAGTGTCTTGTGTATAACACTTCAGCTGACAACTTCGTTATTGTATGTCTGTGAAACGATTCGATCATATGATCTGTGCTATGAGATATAGTAGAGACCACAAGTATTGTACTGGCAATGAGATTTAAAGAGAGAACATTGAAAAATTCAGAAATGTATAGAATAAACATAACATACAAGTATACAGAAAGCATATAAGATAAAGTACCTATAATAATATTTAGTGAATGCAATAAATGCCTATATTTAAAATCcaccataaaaatatgaatttgtgtAAGAATATGATTGGCCAAGAACTTCCTATGTATCTGCGGATTTCTATTTAGTAATCAAAACGttcaatttcaacaatttctcCATTcctgaataattttaattttaatttcattagtTAACCAATTCAGGTTAATAAATtcaatgaataaaaatatagatttcTTACCAATACAAATTTAGGTATCATTAATAGTATGCGATAAGTCTCAATTAGTTATTGTATTATTTAGTTAATAGCTATGATCTCTGCTATATATGTGGATTGTACatatgatatatatacatatgtataattatgATTGTGAACAGAACAACGCATATAACTCCTGATATTTCACGGATATCATGGCGCAAAATGTAGATATCATCACTTGAACAAACATAAGAATCTATATATCTTCTGTACAGCCTCGTTGACAGTATTATTAATTTACTCCTATAAATAACATAATCCAATGTTACATAAACATTAAATaccttacatatatgtatgtatacgtatatacatacctAGATAATACTATTGACATCTCATTGAAAAAGTAGTATGAATAATTAGTGGAACAAACATAGTGTTATGTCTTACACATATTCATCTCTGTGTACTAAAGGAATCATATATGACTGACGAGTATGATTTTGTGTATACTGAATAATTCGCGCTTTTTATCTTATAATTagcttattattatttatagacTCGTTACAGGAATTAGGAATTAGTCGTTTGTTATACTGCAGAATGGTTCTTCAGTTTGTTTTCCaacaaattaaattattatgttCGATTTACCCGAACATTTCACTTTTAGAAAAGTACAATCAGTCACAAAAGTTCTCACAAGCCCTAATAACAAAGatgtatatttaatatagtatcatttttaaatctaatatattattaagatatattaaatatattttgtttttattaatttaatgaagTATTTTTATTCCAATAAAATTCTATCATAAATAAGAATGTGACGAAGATgtcttattttaataaaaactaATCTTTTTATAAAGCATACCAAGAATTTTGTAACTGATTGTATATCATTTCCATGCTTAATTGTTTTAATGTGTACTTATGTATACTTATTGGTTTCATTTGCTGAATTTTCACATTGATTCCTCTAAATACTAATTGTGCATAATCTATAATCATTTGTAGATACTCCATCCTAATATTCCTGTTACCagctatttttttaatttcgaaaGAAATGTTTATTGATATTGTTTACATCTATACGAAGActgtataatttaatttcccTTTCTCAATAGAATAATACACTTCTTTTGTTTTCACTTATAATTctcttacaaaataacttataattattttactAAACTTTTATGGTTTATGTACAGAAATAATTTACAGTTATTTATAGTTAGCACATAGGGAAATTACAAGCATATGTTACTTTTATAAAGATTTGGTAAGTAGATACAATGTTAAAAACATTTCTCTATTATTTGGCCATTTGCATAGATCTGAATTTAAATcattttacatttaattttaCTTTTCATTGAAGGAAAATATTCtctctaaaaaaaaaagtaagagattttttatattacataaagttagttatttaaaatttttctgaaGAGTTAAATACGTCTAAgaagatatttattattataagtaaaataacatttattttactatctttcttttagaaaaatattttctgagGATCAAAGCATGAATgcagtttttctttctttcttgtaaTAAATTGTAGACTTTAACCATTACCTTGTTCAAACTTCATTTACAGCAAAGAGTattgaatatatatttttataatttttatatttttttagataatatatttttatagttttgagTCAAATGATTGTAATGACTGCAGtttatattttgtttaaaaattgaAGTTATTTCTGTACAGTATATCAACAACCACTGTTCTATCATTAtcacattattattataatgtTCAATTAAATCAATCATTTTTCAATGTGAGTATGATTTCTTTCTATGAAGAGAGTTTCTTTCAAAGTATTAAAATTGGATATAGATAGACAGAAcattgtttatttaaaaaaaaaactaaacAGATATCCGTCTTGAAATAAAATCTCTATACATCTCAATTTCCTTCAAGATCAATCCTTAATTACAGACTCTTACTTGAGAACTTAATCTCTAtactattaaaatttaatatagttATTACTTTTAGtgacatatatatttttaagttTTTAAAATTCTCTATCAAATTGTAGAAACTAGATAAAAACTCAAGCTTTTTCCAGAGATGAACAATCTGTAGTTAAAGATTTCTTTCTCTTCCaacctattattattattaaaatatttgtgaCTCTATTTCTCTAAATCACTTGACTGTTCAAATCACTCGATATAACCAATTCTACTTGTTCACTCAAAACTTATCAACATCTCATCTAAAACCAACTGAAACACCTGCACACAATTAACTGCGCATTAAGTACTCCACAAAAACCATCTCCGACATAAAATGAAGCCTATGAACATGATTAAGTCAGGAACATCGTGGATCTCAACATTCCTCCGTCGAGGTGCTGGAGATCTGAGTACTGGCTCCACTAGAGAAGCTACTCCTGCAAGTTTCCACAGCCAGCGCTGTGTCTGGTACTTGGACAAATTGAACCTTCTCCTTGGGCCATCGATTCTTCCCATACATGCAACTGAATATATTATACTTATGATCCATCTCAAAGTGACTGAGATTACTACTGTGTCTCCTCCTCAACACCTTTTTAGCCATTAAGCTTCTATTGTTCTTATAAGATAATTCTCTCCTGAAGCAGAAGAACCTTCTTAACTCTCGTTTCACTCTTTTTGATCTATAGCCGAACAACAGTGGGCTGATATACGCGGCCAAGACCAAGAGGCTGGAGGCCAACATGTCGTATTTATGGGGCAAATGTTGGTCAGTGGATCGAGGTAGATTCTTCATTACCAGTAATATCACGTACGGCGACCAGCAGATCAGACCCATCACGATCACCAGAGCACTTATTCGCGCCGCCCTCGTCTCCTCTCTGTGCCTAAATATAGAACCATTGCTTATCCTGTCCTTTAGAGAGTGTATGTAGCTCGAGGTGCTCCTCACGCTCGAAACACGATGCAGGTTGTCGTTCTTGCTTGGCGCTGGGGTTATCGTCACTATTGGTGTTAGCAAACACGAGGACGATTCTGTAACGCTGCTACCGTTAGTCTTTTCAGTCTTGTTACTATTTTCATATGTGTGAGATAGAGAAGCGTCTTTATTCAAGGATGGTGATAACCTACGATTGGGCCTCGTTTCTGAAAGATTCACTGATAATTCAGAGTCTCCTTGACTCAATATTTGGTTCTCCAACTCGACTTCTACTTGTACCAAATGTTCTTCTTTTCGATCGTTGTTAATATCGTTCTGTTTGACttcattattttcttctttgatAATTTCAGAGACAGAAACTTGTAGTGATTCTTGGAATAAATTCGAAGAATAGTTACAGAGAGGTGAGAATTTTTTATCGAAGCAGTCAAAACGAGTTTCTTCTTCAGAATCACTGCTCTCGTCAATAAAACTTTTTGAGATCCAATTATTCACCTGTGTGTGCTCTTTTAGATCTCTAGACGATTCTTTCGTCTCTTCGTATCCCGAAGTTTGCAAATCTTGCTTCTGCAAATCCTGACACTTACTCTCCCTAGTATCTTTCTCCATTACTGAATTACAATTGCttaaattatcattaatataGTTTTCTTCATTTGCAGATTGAGAGACTTCGACTCTCTGTGGGCCAACCGTAAAAACAATTCTAGAAGGCTTTTTATCCTCCGTTTCTTCAGGTGGAGAAGATGCATCCATATCtatagaagaagaaaaggatcgCCTTCTAGACAACTGACCAGTGGGTTGCATAGTCTCGCTGGTCTCGTCGATCGAAGACAAACTTGATATCTTAGGTAACTTTCTAATATCCTCTATAGTATCCGCCTGAAGACGCTGGATCCTCAAAGGACCATTGTGCTCCTCGGTAAAGCTTGCTGAAGATAATATAGGCCTAGAGCCACTTCTTCTAGCTCTTTCTGAATTTCTATGTGCAGCTACGTAAATAGTGACATAGATCCAGCAGACGGCAATGAATGGGATGAAATAAGCAAATATGGTATAAATAATGGCATAGATAAAGCCATAAGTGATTGTATCGTCTATAAGCGTATCAAAGATCACAGTAGTATTCTCTATGAGATCTATGCTGTCATTGAAACTAATAGTTTCTACTATTTCAGGAATTGCACTAATATTGAGCTCGTTGTTGTTGGTTTTGTTCTCCAATACTGTGAGAGTTGATTCTGTGGagaaatttaaggaattttgttCTTTGGAGATGCAGAAAAGCCAAAGACTTTGAGGATTTGAGTTGAAAAAAGCGAGAAAGCCGAAAACTATGGAGATCATCCAGGTGGAGAGGATTAGAATCCCGCATTTCAGTTTGTCCACACGAGCACGGTAACGTAGAGGATCCATCACGGCAAAGTATTGATCCACAGCGATTAGCAAGACTGAGAAGACCGAAGATGTTGTTACTACTGCCATTGCGCCCTCTGATATTGAACAAATATTCAATACAGATGCAGAGTCGAGTATGGAGGAGTTGGAAGATGTTGAAATAGCGTCCATTATTAGTAGGGGGTTCATGATGGCACAGACCAACAGGTTTGACACGGTTAGGTTCATGACAAACCTGCAAACAGAAACAATGTGTTTCTTGTCACGTAATAATATTGTAATACATCCAATTCTGTTTTTATATGGTTCTTGACGTGATATGGTGTAATTAAGAAATAtgtgtttttctttttgcatgATTATCTGGAGTCTAATAATATGGTATTACAATATACTATAACATGGTTCTGTTACATTAGTATGATAATAAAATGAAGAATAACCTGTTGGAAATGGTCCGTAGCGACGGACGTACGAGGAATGCCAGTAGAAGTATGAAATTGAGTAAGAAACAGCCAAAAAGGGCGAAACTCCAGACTACTATCGCATGATTATTCCACCATCCCTCTAGATCTCCTAGATCTGAAATCGATCCTTCTCCGACGATGTCTGGCGAATCTCCAACCATTCATGTATAATAAATGTGACGCAATTCTGAAACgataagaaagaaacgaaattcaTAAATGATTTTACAAACGAGTTTCGTAAAGTTTCATTATTCtatgttattaataaatatagcggatatttatgtaaattcacaTTGTTATGAACATGATTAAGAAGATGGAACCTAggtaataaaaatttttgtttcggtctttgatttttgaaaattaCCCTGTAAATTGTTTATTATtgtaaatgtaataatatatatttatcgttatacatATTTGAAACATAGGAATGATCGAGCACAAGGTACAGTCTACTGGTGCGTTGCATGGATATTTTCACAGAATGCGCATACGGGAAAATCCGTTAAGTCTAAATATACTCTGATGGTAACACTGTGCcgcaatatgtatgtatattgagAGATTACGCGCCATaatttcaagaaaaattgcCCTATTTCGCCAGTTCATTCAATTCCAGTTCTTATTCATTGTTCCAGCCGTTCTCCTCGTTCAGCTATCAGTACTCGAGATGCAGTTATTTTCGTTCGAAATACACTGTGACTTCGATCATTTTAAAATGTTTGAATAATCTACCAGACGTTTATGAGAGAAGTTAAACAGACTGTTACCCGTATAGATCAACAGGTTTAATAAAGAAACCAATCGTCCAAACTCGTGCTTGATTTCTGCTTTTGCAGTAAATGCAAACCTTGTTTATGTTTTGGAAACTCCACCGAATATCTACAGTGACTCACGCATGTATTCAAACACCTACCATAGATTATTTActagacatatatatatgtagaattCGCTGTAGCGGTACCGACGgttttttgcgaatatctcAGAAACTAAGGTCGAGCGCTGGTTACACGTATAAGAAAAAGTTGTCTAAGATGTTAATTTCTACaacgtattaaaaaattatcgaaaTCGGTCAGGTGGACGAGATACCGATAGTTACCATAAATATCTGTTAGGTCGATAGAACTCTTTATTTACTCGTGCGATACTTTATAAATGTTTTTCGAAACACCACAAATTATCTACAACGCGCTAAAATATATTATGCGTAATCTTTATCTATGGTATTTATCATTCGGTGTTCTGATCTCGCGTTAAGTTTCTCTTAATCTCTGACACTCGGAAATTCGACACGTGGTGATTCATAGATATCTTGTTACACGCTTGAAAATGAGAATTTTAATGGCAAAAAGCGCTGCGCTTTTTGCGATTCCTTTGTCTGGAACTAAGAAGCGTGAACTTTCATTGTCTATGGTTGATGGTTAGACACGTCATTATGagaaagaaattttatataaatataagcaATTCGAACAAAGGcgcgataaaaataaaagatataacgtaacgaACAGACGCGATCAAATTAAATTACCGAGAAAAATTAATGTTTCCGTTAATTCTTCGTAACGCTAATTATTTCATTAGCTAGCTACAAACTTGACTGTATTTagttttttattattcaaaatattccaTTTTCAATGAAAACCAATAATTATATCGTTGCGTCGTAAATCTACAAATACACCTATAAACAAAAAATACAACGTATACACACGTATACATAGTATATAGAAGTTTCACAATTTTCGGAGAATGAATTAAGATCTTGGGGGTAAATTACGCGGTAATTCATTAGTAAATTATATTGAACGATAAGTTTAAGTAAAATTCTGTATCATTTATAGAGTTTTTTCTAGGATATATGATATGTAATTACCATATGATGTAAATCTTGCATTATTTATCGTCATAGCAATTATACGATCATTCGATAAAGTTAAAAAGCGGTAATTAAAGATACCAGAAATGTAGATGTCCATGTGAAAaggtataattaataataatagcaacAATAATAACTGTAACTCTAAGTTGAATATAATGAATAAAAAGTAACTTGAACGAAGTTAGATTATTGAAATTTAAGATCTATCTTTTCCGTGATagagattaataataaaattcaaggaaattaaaaattacagaatCAAGTAATTCGATGATGCTAAGGTGTTATGGTCTCCAATGATACCGGTTTTAAGATAAGAATATATGGATTATCGtggattattttatttatcgtgGAACCGTACATCCCAATATACGTCTCGAACGACGTCTCAACTACGTCGGACAAATTATGGTAAAAGTTACTTTGAAATCTATCTTTTATACACCGGTTAGCCTCGAAAAAGTTAAACTGAGGCGAGATCGAGGTATAAAAAAAAAGGTCGAAAACTGCAACAGAACAGGGATCATATTTATTTCTAGAAAAAAACATGGATGTTCACCTATCGACAGCAAGTTGTGAGAATGAATCGCTGCTCGTGACGCAGATGCAGGGTGACTTTAGTATTTTGCTCGCAAAATGCATTAACATATCGGCAAACAGCTTGCTCGAAATGCAACAAACAAAAGAAAGGTTAAAACGTCTTATGTTTTGgcagtaaaaataaatatacacgGTTGAAGCAACGTCTATATCGCTTGACGTCATAGGCAAGGTTTTTTAACacattttaaaatatgtaattggCTTGCTAGTTTTCTCGTTGCTATTACGCGCTTATTGCAATTCCCTCTCGTTAACTGCGAGATTTACAGAGAAGCGAGTCTTAATAGAGAAATAGTTACGTGTGTAAGTCCGACTAAATATATTTCGAAAAATTTGACTTCCGTAATATAAGGTAACACACTTTGAAATTTTTACGTTAATTGTAAACTAAATTAAGTTGAATTTGGTATAAGGTCTATTTCTGTAATACGGAATTTAAAAATCCATTGGATGAATACGTATAGAATTATGAAAAAATGTAtagaattttatacaaattttgatGAAGATAAAATTCAAACGAAAAGTTGTTGCTACGATTGAGAATCGAAGATCGTCTTGCAAAAATCTTTGATAAATTTAACaaaacaataaaattaaaaaaccgCTGTAACAATTTGTgttctaaaaaaaaaacatctttCTTTGAATAACAAATCCTAGAAATTAGTCAGCTTTTAATTTTTTACGCTCAAGGATTGAAAAATTGCATTGCAAAAATACGAGGCCACTgcgaaaca from Bombus affinis isolate iyBomAffi1 chromosome 3, iyBomAffi1.2, whole genome shotgun sequence encodes:
- the LOC126914958 gene encoding uncharacterized protein LOC126914958; this encodes MVGDSPDIVGEGSISDLGDLEGWWNNHAIVVWSFALFGCFLLNFILLLAFLVRPSLRTISNRFVMNLTVSNLLVCAIMNPLLIMDAISTSSNSSILDSASVLNICSISEGAMAVVTTSSVFSVLLIAVDQYFAVMDPLRYRARVDKLKCGILILSTWMISIVFGFLAFFNSNPQSLWLFCISKEQNSLNFSTESTLTVLENKTNNNELNISAIPEIVETISFNDSIDLIENTTVIFDTLIDDTITYGFIYAIIYTIFAYFIPFIAVCWIYVTIYVAAHRNSERARRSGSRPILSSASFTEEHNGPLRIQRLQADTIEDIRKLPKISSLSSIDETSETMQPTGQLSRRRSFSSSIDMDASSPPEETEDKKPSRIVFTVGPQRVEVSQSANEENYINDNLSNCNSVMEKDTRESKCQDLQKQDLQTSGYEETKESSRDLKEHTQVNNWISKSFIDESSDSEEETRFDCFDKKFSPLCNYSSNLFQESLQVSVSEIIKEENNEVKQNDINNDRKEEHLVQVEVELENQILSQGDSELSVNLSETRPNRRLSPSLNKDASLSHTYENSNKTEKTNGSSVTESSSCLLTPIVTITPAPSKNDNLHRVSSVRSTSSYIHSLKDRISNGSIFRHREETRAARISALVIVMGLICWSPYVILLVMKNLPRSTDQHLPHKYDMLASSLLVLAAYISPLLFGYRSKRVKRELRRFFCFRRELSYKNNRSLMAKKVLRRRHSSNLSHFEMDHKYNIFSCMYGKNRWPKEKVQFVQVPDTALAVETCRSSFSSGASTQISSTSTEEC